The nucleotide sequence GACCCAGAGGATGCGATGGGCCCGGAAGTAGCAGGCCTGTGCTGCTGATTCAGGCGTCGATGACGACCGTCAGTCGGGCAGAGGTGCCCCCGCTTCCATCGTCCAGGCCGATCATCTGCGTCCCCGGTCCCGCACCCACCAGAGTGATCACCGACCCTTCATGTTCCGGAAGGCTGCCCAGCGCACCGTCCAGGGTGATGCCGGCGTCGTCGGAGGAGTAAGTGGACATCCGGACGCCCGCCGGAAGATCGAGTTGCTGACCGACCGCGAGGTGGACCGTGCGGTCACGTCCGATCGAGGTCGACGACAACGGCGCCGCAATGACGGGCGCGGAGGCGGGGCCGGCCAGCACGGTGACGGTCGTGGACAGCGGGGGATTCAGGTGGGCGCAGGGACCATTGGGGCAGTCGATGTGTTTGTCGTAGTTCGGGATGGTCAGGGTGGTGGTACCGGGCCTGAGCCCGACGAACGTGAGATCGCTGCCGTACCAGGTCATCACGCGTAGATCGGCCGGCTGGACGGAGAAGAACACGCTGTCGGAGTCACGCGCGGTGAACTGCAGGCGCTCACCGACGTGGATCGTCGCGGTGCTCCGGTGGATGTCGGCGGCGACCGTCTTCCGGTGCTGGGGATTCCAGTCCGCGGCCACCGTTGTCGTGGTCTTCGTCGTCGGGGTGGTGGTCGTCTGCCCGGTCGTGGTCGGGTGGGAGGTGGTGACCGCCGCGCCGGTGACGTCTGCGGCGCATCCACCGGTCAGCACGGCGACGGCCGCCGCCAGCGAGACCCAGGCCAACTTCCAGGCCGTGCCGCCTCGGATTGCTCTGGAAGTCAACATGCGATTCGGACGAAACGCCTCGCCGTTCGGTTCCCGGCACGTCCGTCTGATTCGATGGGGTCACCCAGCGGACCCGTGGGCTCTGCACAAGGACGGCGATGACCACCCCCGACCTGCCGCTCGACAAGATCGCCGCCGCGGCAGCCACCGAGGCCGGCGGGGTCGACGCATGCCTGCTGGGGGACTTCCTGCCGGTGCTGGTCGCGGCCGTCGGCACCGGCACCCGGCTCCGGCGTGTCGAGCTGGCCGGCTACCGGGACGCCGGGCGGCAGGCCGCGGGTCGCGGCGTCGCACTCCGGGCGCTGGTCGACCTGTACCTGTCGGCGGCCTGGCGACTGTGGCGTCATCTCCCCCAGGTCGTGCACGCGGCCGACGATCCGGCAGCCGTCGTGCTGGCCGGCGAGGTGATGCTGCGCGGCGCCGACGACGCCGTCGCGGTACTGACCGAGGGCTACCAGCTGGCCCGGCGGGATCTGGTGCGGGCGCAGGCGGCGGCCCGAAGGGAATTCGTCGACGACCTGCTGCTGGGCGGAGCCCAGGCCCTGGCCACCCTGGTCGATCGGGCCGCCCTGTTCGGCCTGAGCCTGGCGGCCCCCCACGCGGTGGTCGTGGTCGAGGCCGAGAGGCCCTTCACCGACTCCTCCCCTCTGACCGGCATCCTGGAGCGCTCCATCCAGGGCACCAAGGCCGACGCCGACGCCCTCGTCACGACGAAGGACGGTGCGCTGGTGGTGATCTTCGCCGCGCCCGACCGTTCGGCGATCGACGAGGTCATCCGCGGACTGACCAGCGGACTGCCCAGGACCGCGGACGAGAAGGAGGTCAAGCTCCGCCGCACGGCCGCGGTCGGTGACTGGCGGATCGGCGTCGGCCAGGCCCACCAGGGACCCAGTGGCGTCCGGTTCTCGTTCGAGCAGGCCCAGGAGGCACTGGATCTCGGGCTCCGCCTCGGTGGCGACGAGCGGGTGCTGAACTCCGCCGACCTGCTCGTGCAGCGGGTGATGGTGCGTGACGAAGCCGCGATGCGCGACCTCGTCGAAGCCGTCCTGACGCCGTTGCTCACGGCCCGGGGAGGTGCAGAGCCTCTGCTCCGGACGCTCGAGGCCTACTTCGACGCCGGCGGCAACGCCTCGCTCAGCGCGCGGTCGATGCACCTTTCGGTCCGGGCGCTGACCTATCGCCTGGAGAAGATCGCCGACCTCACCGGGCGGGATCCGGCCGCACCGGGGCCTCGGTTCGAGCTGCAGACGGCCGTTGTCGGTGCCAGACTGCTCGGGTGGCCCGGCGCCCATGGGTGAGTCCTCCCCGCCCGGCGCGGTGCAACCGCCGAACGCGACGCCCGCGCCCCTGCGCCTGCCCCTGCGGGTCGTGCAGTTGGTGGTGTCCTGCGTCGTACTCGGAACCGGTGTCGCTCTGCTGCTCGCTCCGGCGCTGGGTTCGGACGGCTACTCGACGCTGATCAACGGCCTGTCCAGGACCTCCGGCCTGTCGTTCGCGACGGTGAACGTCTGCGTCGGCGTCATCCTGGTCCTGCTGGCCTGGGCGAAGGGTCGGCGACCGGCGCTGGGCACGATCGTCCAGCCCGTCGTCACCGGCTACACCGTCTCGTTCGCGCTCGACGTCATCGACGCACCCGGAACGCTGCCGGCGCGAATCCTGATGGTGCTGCTGGCTTTCGTGATCCTGGCCGTGGGGGTCGCGGGATACCTGGGGAGCAACACGGGGGTCGGCCCCTCCGAAGCACTTTCCCTGGCCTGGGACCCGCCGGTGCCGTTCCGTTGGAGCTACACCGTCTTCCAGGCGACGGGCGCGATCATCGGGTGGCTGCTCGGCGCCGCGATCGGGCCGGGGACGCTGCTCGTCGTGCTCGGGCTCGGTCCGCTCGTCGACCTGCTCGGCCGACGGGTCCGGATCTTCGCGATCGCGCCCGTCGCCCGCGGTTGAGCGACGCTGCCCGGTGCGGTGCGATGTCAGATCCGATCGACCACGAGGGCGGTCAGCGGCACCGAGCAGCAGGGCAGGAACCTTCCCTGGGCGATCTCCTTCGGGCGGATGCCGCCGGCGTGCTCCATGTCCACCTCGCCGGAGACCAACCTGCTCTTGCACGTCCCGCACAGGCCCTGCGAGCAGGATGACGGCAGGGTGATGCCGGCCGCGGCGGCGGCCTGCAGCACGGTGCTGCCCGGTGGGCTGTGCACGGTCCGGCCCAGATGCACGAACTCCACCGGAAAGCCGGCATCGGCCAGGTGTTCGGCCGGATCGGCGTCCTGGAGCTGCAGCGAGACCGCCGGGTCCGCGAAGGTGAAACTCTCCCGGTGCAGGTGCCCGGGGTCGCACCCGAGCGCGACCAACTGGTGCTGCAGGTCCGACATGAACGATTCGGGGCCGCAGGTGAGCACCACCCGCCCGGCCAGGTCGGGGGCGATGAGCTCCAGCATCGCGCCCGACAGCCGCCCTTGGTAGCCGGGCCAGTTGTCGTCATCGGCACTGGGCACGAGGACGGTCCGCAGGCCTTCGGTCTCCGCGGTCAGCATTCCGAGTTCGGCGCGTTGGACGAAATCGGCCGGGGTGTGTGCGGCGTGGACCAGCACGACGTCGGGGCTTCGGCCCTCGTCATGCAGCCGGCGGAGCATCGACAGGAAGGGGGTGATGCCGCTGCCGCCGGCCAACATCAGGTACCTCGGAGCCGGGTGATCCTCCAACGTGAACTCGCCCAACGGTTCCGAGATGGCGCGGACCCTCTGGCCGGGGTGCAGGTGATCGTGCAGCCAGGTCGAGACCACTCCACCCGGCCGGCGCCGCACGGTGATCGAGATGGTGTCCGGCCGGGTCGGCGGGGAGGACAAGGTGTAGCTGCGCAGCACTTCCGCGCCGTCGATGTGGAAGGCGAAGACCAGGTGCTGCCCGCTGCGGAAGGAGAATCTCTGCGGGGTCCGAGCGGCGAACACGAAGGTCTTGACCGTGGCGGTGACGGTACGCACGGCTCGGCAGAGCAGTACGTCGTCCAGATCGGGATTCCAGACCGGCAGGCTCACAGAATTTCCCGCACCCGCTGGACGTACCAGTTGCAGAAGGCCTCGACCTGGTATTCCGGCGGGAGGTACGGCCCAGGGACATACGCCGGGTCACCGACGCCGGCGTGTGCCCTGGCCACGAAAGCCCGGTCCTGGTCGTTGGTCTGCCGCCAGACGTAGGTCAGTTTGTCGACGTCGTAGTCGACTCCCTCCACCGCGTCGGCGGCCACCAGCCAGGTGGTCCGCAGCAGTGAGCTGTCGGCCGTCAGTGGCAGCACCGAGAACGTCACGATGTGGTCGGACAGGAAGTGGAACCAGGCGTTGGGCTGCAGGTGCATCGACAGCCGGCCGAGGCGCGGTTCGGTGAAGTCCGCCATCAGTTTCCGGCTGGCCAGGGTGCCGTCGATGGTGAAGGACTCACCGGCCATGTCCAGCGGCTCGCGTTCGATCCGGAATCCGGTCCGACGGGTGTCGAGCTCCTCGATCGCCTTCCACGGCAGGTCGTTGCGCGTGCAGATTTCCTCGAACGCGGCCTTGGCGGCCAGATATCGGTCCCACGCCGGCCGCAGCCGCGGACCGATGTCGGACTCCCGGTAGCCGTAGACCGGGAACAGCGAGCACAGCAACTCGGGGTGCCCGCCGCAGTGGGTGCACTCCCGATTGTTCTCCATCACCAGCTTCCAGTTGCCGTTCTCCACGATGTCGACCTGACGGGCGATCCGGGCCGTGCGCAACCGGTGGGGGGCGAGGTAGGGCGCGACACGGGCGGCGAAGTCGTCGAAGTCCTCCGGCGGGTCGTCGGACAGGCAGACGAAGAGGAGCCCGGAAACGTTGCGCAGGGCCACTTTCCGCAGCGAGAACAGGCTCCGGTCGAAATCTGCCGGTGTGGACTCCGCGTGCAGCAGGCGACCCTGCTGGTCGTAGGTCCACTGGTGGTAGGGACAGACGATGTTCCCGGTGGAGCCACACTTGTCGTCCAGCAGCCGCGATCCGCGGTGCCGGCAGACGTTGTGGAACGCGCGGATCTCCTCGTCGTCGTCCCTGGTGATGATCACCGAATGGCGCCCGACCGCGACGGTGACGTAGTCGCCGGCCTCCGGTACGTCCGGCTCCACCGCGACGAAGATCCAGGAACGGTAGAAGACCGCGTCCAGGTCGAGGTCGAACGCCTCCGTTGATGCGTACAGGTCGCCCGGGAGGGAGCGACCGGGAATGCGGGTGGCGATCAATCCGGCGATGTCGTCCCGGATCAGGCTGGTGGTCACGTTGCTGCCTCTTCCAATGCTGGCTCTTGACTGGGTGCGGTGGTCAGGGTTGGCGCGGGGTGCCGGACGGGCCGGGAGCCAGCCGCCTGGCCACGTAGTCGTGCAGCAGCACCCTGGCCCGCCCCGGCCCGATCGGCCCGCCGGGCAGGAACGCCTGGGCCGCCCAGCCGTCGAAGACGGCCATGAACTCCATTGCGGCCACGTCGATGTCGTCGAACAGGAGAGTCCCGGCCGACCGGCCGCGCTGCAGGACCTCCACGACGTCCGCTCGCCATTGGACGTACACCTGCACCTGCCAGTCCGCGTACAGCTTGTCGTGGGCCGACAGGGTCCAGAAGTCCAGCCAGAGCCGCCAGTGCTCGACCGTGCGTTCTCCGTCGGCGAAGAAGCCGTCGATGATCGTTCGCAGGGCTGCTGCCCCATCGGGTTCCAGTGCAGCCCTGGCCGAGATCGGGCGGTAGAAGTCGTCCATCTCGGCGTGCAGCACCTCCGACAGCAACTCCGCGATGCCGGTGAAGTGATAGCTGACCGTTCCGAGCGAAACCCCGGCACCGTGGGCGATGTCGCGCATCGTGGCGGCGAACAGACCCCGTTCGGCGATCAGCACCCTGGCCGCCTCGACGATCAACTGACGACGGATCTCGGTCGGCTGCCGCACCCGGTCGCCCTCCCGCCTGCCGCGCGCCGCGCTCCCTCGCCTCCCGCTACCGCCGCCGCTGCCGCCGGCGCTGCCGCCGGCCCGGTCGGACGGAGGCCGGCCGGTCAGCACGAGGTCCTCGGAATGCGCTGCCGCCAGGTCTTCACCAGGACATTGTCGCCGTTGTAGGTGCAGGCCAAACGGTGTTCGGTGACGAAGTGCGTCGCGTCTGCCGTCATCGTCGCGGCCGCATCGATACGTACGTCCCAGTCCTCGCGGACCAGGCCGATCTGCCAGCGGGCGGTGGCCACCGCCGAGAGCGGATCATCGGCGACGATCGAATACGTCTCGCGAGCCTGCTCGTGGTAGTCCAGTCCATCCGGATAGGTGCGGCTGCCGCCGTAGTTCGGGTCCACCGACAGGGTCCACCGTCCGCTCGCCGGCTCGTGGCACACCTCGCGCTCGGGCCCGCCGCTTCCCTTTCCGTGCCGCACCACCGCCAGTGGCTCGGACTGTTCCGGGGGCTCGAACGCCACCGGCTCGCCCGGTTGGTCGAGAGCCCGGCAGGGCAGCTGCAGCATGCCGGCAGCCGGCTCCAGGGAGAGTTCGGAGCCGACCCCGTGCGGCCAGACCCAGGGCCAGTAGCTGTTGCTGATCGCCACCCTGAGCCGGTGCCCGACCGGGAAGGCCCGGGCCATCGCCGCCAGCGGGACCTCGACATCCATTGCCTCACCGGGGATCACCGGCGTCGCAGTGTCCATCCCGGCCCGGCTCAGCAGGTCGAGGCAGCCGCGGGTGACCAGGGTGGAACTCCCGTCGGGGGCGACGTCGCAGATCCTGACGATCACATTGGCGGCCGCGGTCGCGGTCAGCCGGAGCGTCAGCGTCGCGACGCCGAGCATCTCCACGGCGGAATCCAGGGGCACGGTATCGAAACAGACAGATCGACCGTCCTCGGCCCGTTGGTCGGGCGGCAGGTCGGACGGGTTGCCGAACGGGAAGTAGCGGCCGGCGTCGATCCCGGTGTGCTGCGGCGCCGCCACCGTGACCCTTCCGGCAACCACTGCGGCGCAGATCATCTCGACGAGCGGATAACGGTCGGTGCGCACGTCGGGACTCGGCCAGGTCCGCTCGCCGATCCAGCGGCCGGGACGTTGCGCGTACCGGGTGGCGGGCCGGACCGAGTCCTGCATCCAGACCCGGAGGGCCGGGTCGTCCTCGACACCGTTGGGATCACCCTTGAGCCATCGGTCCCACCAGCGCAGCGTCTCCTGCAGGAATCCGATGGCCGGCCCCGGTTCCAGGTCGCGGTCCGGGTACTGGTGCGACCACGGCCCGACGATTCCCTTCACCGGTGCGGAGAGGTTCTCCAGGAGCCGGAAGACCGTGTTCCGATAAGGATCGGCCCAGCCACCGACGGCCAGCACCGCCGCACCGATCGACGCGTAGTCCTCGCAGACGCTGCCGCGCCGCCAGTAGCTGTCGCGTTCCTGGTGGGCGAGCCACTTGTCGAGGTAGGGCTCCGCGGAATCCAACCGCTGCTGCCACATCTCGCGCCAGGCGGGTCCGACCCTGGTCGGATCCGGCGGCCGCGCGGTGAACGCGAGCATCGTCGTGGCCCAGGCCGCCATGTCGATGCCCAGCACGGCTCCGCCGAAGTAGTGCACGTCGTCGGCGTAGCGGTCATCCGTCGAGCAGACCGTGACGATGGCCTTCAGCGGCTCCGGCGCCAGGGCGGCCAGCTGGAGGGAATTGAATCCACCCCAGGAGATGCCGAACATCCCGACGGCGCCCGTGCACCATTCCTGACGGGCAAGCCAGTTGATGACCTCGACGCCGTCCGCCAGTTCGGTGACGCTGTACTCGTCCGTCATCACCCCCTCGGAGTCGCCGGACCCGCGGAGGTCGACCCGGACGGAACCATAGCCGTGCGCGGCGTACCAGGGATGGCGCTGTGCATCTCGCGGAGCGGTCCAGTCGCCCTTGCGGTAGGGCAGGTACTCGAGCAGGGCGGGCACGGGTCTGGTGGCGGCGTCGGCCGGCAGCCAGATCCGGGCGGAGAGCTTGGTGCCGTCGGTCATCTCGATGAGGACGTGGTCGAGAACCTCCACTCGGTCGGAGGTTCGGAGGATCGCCGTCACCGGACACCGATCGGATCGTCAGCATCGTCCAGCTCGACGAGCGGGAGGTGACAACGGATCCGGTGGCCGTCGGCGGGCTGACGGACGGGGGGCGCCTGGGTGCTGCAGGTCCCCTCGATCCGCTGCTCGCAGCGGCGGTAGAACGGGCAGCCGGCTGGTGGCGGGGCCGACTCCGGTTCGTCGGACCTGGTGCGGGGCGGCGTGATCCGTCCGGTCGATCCCGGCATCGGATCCGTCACCGAATCCAGCAGCAACCTGGTGTACGGATGGTTCACCCCGCCGGCTCCGTGCGCGCCGAAGACGTCTTCGACCGTGCCCTCCTCGCAGATCCGCCCGAGGTAGAGGACCACCACCCGATCGGCCAGGCCCCGCACCACCGCGAGGTCGTGACCGATGAACAGGTACCCCAACCGGTGTTCGGCGCGCAGGTCGTCCAGCAATCCCAGGACCGACGCCTGCACCGAGACGTCCAGCGCGGAGACGACTTCGTCGGCCAGCAGCAACGCCGGGTCGGCCGCCAGCGCTCTGGCGATACCGGCCCGTTGACGCTGCCCGCCGGACAGCTGGGCCGGCAGCCGGTCGGCGAAGGAGATCGGCAGACCGACGTCGGCGAACACCTCGTCCCGCCGGACTGTGGCCTGCTTGCCCCGCAGGCCGAGCAACCGCAGCGGCCGGGCGACCGCGTCACCCACCGTCCGCCGCGGATTCAGCGAGGTGTCGGCGTTCTGGAACACCAACTGGATCTGCCGCCGCCACCGGGGAGCACGCTTCGCGGCCGGGAGGGTCAGATCCGCCGCTCTGCCGACCTTCTCGGGATCGCGCGGATGCAGGGTGAGCTCACCGGCCGTCGACCGGCGGAGGCCGGCGAGAGTCCAGGCGATGGTGGACTTCCCGCTGCCGCTCTCCCCGACGAGGGCCACCACCTCGCCCTGGCGTACCTCGAGGTCGATGCCGTCGACGGTCGGTCCGCTGGAGGGATCCGGCTTGGACCGGTAGTCCACCTGGAGCCCGGTGACGCTCAGTAGAACGGGGCCGATCTCCCGCTTCGCCCGCGGACGGACCTGGGCGGTCCAGACCGGTTGCGCAAGAACGTGTTCGGTGCGCAGACAGGCCGAGACCCGCCCGTCGGTGAGGGTGGGGCGCCTGGTCGGTTCCGGCACCGGATCGTGAGTGCAGGCGTCCTGCGCAAAGCCGCAGCGCGGGGCGAACGCGCAGCCGGGGAGGGCGCCGGGACCGAGTGGCGAGCCACCCGTCATCCCCACCGGCAGACCGGGGGCGGTGATCCGCGGAACACTCGCCAACAGGCCGCGGGTGTACGGATGAGCCGGCGCGGCAAACAGTTCGGCCGTCGGGCCGGCCTCGACGACCCGGCCCGAGTACATCACCAGCATCCGGTCGCAGAGCCGGGCGACCGCACCGAGGTCATGGCTGATCAGGACGATCGCCAGATCCAGCGTGGAGCGCAGGTCGGCCAGCAGGGCCAGGATGCCGGCCTGGGTGACGACGTCCAGGCCGGTGGTCGGCTCGTCCATCACCAGGAGCCGCGGGGCGCCGGCGATGCCGATCGCGATGGCCACCCGCTGCAGTTGGCCCCCCGAGAGCTGATGCGGGTAGCGGGACAGCAGCTGTTCGGGTTGCGGGAGGCGGACCAACCCGAACAACCGGGTGGCCTCGGCCCGCGCGGCCGCCCGGTCCATTCCGCGGCCGAACCGGAGGACCTCGCCGATCTGGTCGCCGACCCGCATCGACGGCGTCAGCGCGTGCCCGGCGTTCTGCGGGACGAAAGCGACGGTGCCGCTGCGGATCCGGCGGAGCTCGGCACTCGAACTGCGGAAAAGGTCGTGCCCGCCGATCAGCACCCGGCCCTGCGCGATCCCTGATCCGGCGCGCAGGTGGCCGACCAGGGCGCCGGCCAGGGTGGACTTCCCGCAACCGGATTCGCCCACCACCGCCACGGTCTCGCCCGGTGCGACGGTCAGGTCCAGGTCGGCCAGCACCGGGATCAATTTCTTCCCGGAGCGGTAGGAGACGGTCAGCTTCTCGACGAGGGCGACCGGTACCTCGATCTCGGCATCCGACACCTTCTCCACTTTGGTTGTTGTCGTCAGATCCATCAGGCACCACCGGTGATGCGGTCGATGCCGCGGGCCTTGGCCAAACCGTCGGCGGCCAGGTTGAGCCCGACGATCAGGGTGGCCAGGGCGATGATCGGCCCGACCGCCGCCCAGGGGGTGACGGTGAGAAGGCTACGGCTCTCGGAGACCATCAGCCCCCAGTCCGGCGTCGGCGGATTCGCCCCGAAACCCAGGAACGACAGCGAACTGACCAGCAACACGATCCAGGACGCCCGCATCGCGAACTCGACCAGGACGACGTCCAGCACATTGGGCAGGATCTCCCGCACCATGGTGGCCCAGGGGTTCTCGCCCCTGGCCCGCGCAGCGGTCACGTAGTCCAGACCGACCACCGACTGCGCACCGGCTCTGATCACCCTGATCACCGCCGGGCAGTAGACGACGGTGGCGGCCAGCACGATCACCGGTGCCCCGGCTCCGAGGACCGAGACCACCACCAGCAGTGCGAGAATTGCCGGCACCGAGAGTACGGCGTCCAGGACGCGCATCAGGATCTCGTCGAACCAGCCGCGGAAATAGGCGGCGGCGCAGCCGAGTGCCGTTCCGATCCCCACCGACAGCATCGCTGCGACCACACTGATCAACATCGCGTTGCGGCCGCCGTAGATGACCCGGGACAGCACATCCCGGCCGAGCTGGTCCGTGCCGAGCCAGTGCGCGGACGATGGGTTGACGATGGCATCCAGTGGACTGGTCGCGATCGGCGAGTACGGTGCCAACCACGGCGCGGCGACCGCCATCACCACGTGCAGCAGGACCAGGACGACGCCCGTCATCGCGACCGGGGACCCCAGCAGAGACCGAAACGTACCGTTGCCGCTGGGTTTTTCGTCCTTGGCGGTATCGACTGGTGCACCGGAGACGATCTCGCTCATGACGCACGCGCCGGGGTGCGCAACCGCGGATTCAGCGCGGTGGCCGCCAGGTCGGCCAGCAGGTTGGACACCACGTAGACCAGCGCGCCGATGACGGCGATGTACTGCAGCACCGGCACATCTCGATTGTGCACCGCCGTGAGCATCAGGGTCCCGATGCCGGGATAGTTGAAGACGGCCTCGACCACCACCACGCCGCCGACCAGCCAGGCGATGTTGATCGCAATGACGTTCAGCGCCGGCAGCAGGGCGTTGGGCAGCGCATGGTGCAGCAGCACGCGCCGCCGGGGCAGGCCGCGGAGCGTGGCCATCGCGACGTATTCACTGGCCATCACGTCGATGACACTCGTCCGCATCATCCGCACGATGTACGCCGCCATGACGATCGACAGAGCGGCGGCCGGCAGCGGCACGTTGTGCAGGATGGTGCCGAGCGAGGCATCGGGCCCGTCCGTCACGACGGCCGGGAACCACGCCAGTTTCACGGCGCACACCAGCACGAGCAGGGTGGCCAGGGTGAACTCCGGGACGCTCATCGCGATCAGCGAGAGACCCGAGATCAGCACGTCCGGCAGCCGGTCACGCGTGAGACCGGCCACCACACCGAGGATCACAGCGAGCGTGATCCCCACGACGATGGTGATCCCGGCCAGTACCGCGGTGTTGCGGAGGTAGTCCCCGGCCAGGCTCACCACCCGTTGCTGGGTGGCCAGCGAGGTACCGAAGTCGCCGTGCACTGCGCCGCCCAGCCAGGTCAGGTACCGCAGCCAGCCGGGGCGGTCCAGGTGCAGCTGCGCGGTCAGCTGGGCGACCGCGTCCGGAGGGGCGTCCTTGCCCAGGATCTGGGTGGCCAGATTGCCCGGCAGCGCCTGCAGCGCAACGAAGACGAGCACGGTGGCCAGCACGATCGTCAGCAGCGCGAGGGCCAGCCGCCGGGCCATCAGCTTTCCGAGCATGCCTATGCGCCGAACCCGATGTTGACGTAGTCGAACTCGAAGCCGAACTCCTTGTAGTTCACCACCTTCTTCGACAGACCGATGATGCGATCGGCGAAGAAGGGCACGATCGAAGCGCTGGAATCGACAAGGATCTTCTGGGCGTCCTGGTAGTACTGCTTGCGCTTGGCCGCATCGGCCTCCTTGCGGGCGCTGTCCAGGATCTTGTCGAAAGAGGTGTCGGCCCAGAGAGACTCGTTGTAGGAGGAACCGGTGCGGAAGATCTGGTTCAGCAGCTGGTCGACCGGACGCCCGGTGTACCAGTAGGAAACGCAGAACGGCTTCTTGATCCAGACATCGGTGTAGTAGGAGTCGGCCGAGGCGGTCTGGATGCTGATGTCCAGCCCCGAGCTCTTCACCGAACTCTGGTAGGCCTGCGCCAGGATCGACATCACCGGCTCGTAGCTGGAGGTGTAGATCTGCTGACCACCGGAGAACCCGGCCGATGCGAGCAGCGACTTCGCCTTGTCCGGATCGTGGGGAACCGAGTAGTTCAGGTAGTTCGGGTCGGTCGGCGGGACCGGGTTGTTGTGGGCGACGGTACCCAGCCCGTGGATCGACAGATCGATGACCTCCTGCGGGTCGTAGGCCATCTTGAACGCCTGGCGGACCTTCAGATCGGTAAAAGGCTTTGCGTTGTATAGCATCGGCATGACGTACCAGGCCGCGTTCTTGACGGTCGCCGTGGTCGCCGTGCTGGAGGCGGTCACCGTCTTCGCCGTCGCGAAGTCCAGGTTCGTCTGGGCCACGAGGTCGACCTGCTGCGCCAGCAGTGCGTTGACCCTGGCCTGCACGTCGGCGATGGCGGTGAATTCGATGCTGTCCACCTTCGGCGCCCCGCCGAAGTAGTTCGGGTTGGCCTTCACGGTGCCCTTGCCGGCGGCCTTGAACGAGACGAGGCTGAACGGCCCGGTGCCGATTCCGGAGGCACCGATGGTCGCCGCCGATCCAGCGGGGATCACGTAGCAGTTGTAGTTCATCAACAGGCTGACGAATTCAGCATTCGGCGACTTCAGTTTCACCATTAGGGTTTTGGCGTCCTTGGCGGTGATTCCGGAGCTGTCCAGGAACGGGGACAGCACGCCGGCCTGGGGTGACTTCGTCTTCGGGTCCAGGATGTGCTGCAGGGTGTAGACGGCGTCGGCCGAGGTGAAGGCCTTGCCGTTGTGGAACGTCACACCCTCGCGGAGGACGAACGTCCACGTCATCTGATCGGGCGAGACCGACCAGCTGACCGCGAGATCCGGCGCGACGCCACCGGACGCATCCTGCTTGACGAGACGGCTGTAGAGCGCTCCCAGGTACTCGTAGGCCGAGAGCGAGCTGGCCGGGTCGAGGGTTTCGACCGTCGAGGCCGGCGGGCGTGCGATGCGCAGGGTGCCGCCGGACTTCGCCGCGCCGGACGCGCCGCTGGTGACCGCCGTACTGCCGGGGGCACCGGCGGCCGCACTCGTGGTGGCGCCTCCCGCAGCTCCCGACGAAGCGCTCGAAGTAGCACTGGAAGCCGTCGACGAACTGCTCCCGCAGGCCGCGAGGATCCACGGGGCCACCACAAGGCCGGCCCCTCCGAAGAGCATCGAGCGCCGCGAGATCCCCTGCGGC is from Nakamurella sp. PAMC28650 and encodes:
- a CDS encoding hybrid-cluster NAD(P)-dependent oxidoreductase, which encodes MSLPVWNPDLDDVLLCRAVRTVTATVKTFVFAARTPQRFSFRSGQHLVFAFHIDGAEVLRSYTLSSPPTRPDTISITVRRRPGGVVSTWLHDHLHPGQRVRAISEPLGEFTLEDHPAPRYLMLAGGSGITPFLSMLRRLHDEGRSPDVVLVHAAHTPADFVQRAELGMLTAETEGLRTVLVPSADDDNWPGYQGRLSGAMLELIAPDLAGRVVLTCGPESFMSDLQHQLVALGCDPGHLHRESFTFADPAVSLQLQDADPAEHLADAGFPVEFVHLGRTVHSPPGSTVLQAAAAAGITLPSSCSQGLCGTCKSRLVSGEVDMEHAGGIRPKEIAQGRFLPCCSVPLTALVVDRI
- a CDS encoding SRPBCC family protein; this encodes MTTSLIRDDIAGLIATRIPGRSLPGDLYASTEAFDLDLDAVFYRSWIFVAVEPDVPEAGDYVTVAVGRHSVIITRDDDEEIRAFHNVCRHRGSRLLDDKCGSTGNIVCPYHQWTYDQQGRLLHAESTPADFDRSLFSLRKVALRNVSGLLFVCLSDDPPEDFDDFAARVAPYLAPHRLRTARIARQVDIVENGNWKLVMENNRECTHCGGHPELLCSLFPVYGYRESDIGPRLRPAWDRYLAAKAAFEEICTRNDLPWKAIEELDTRRTGFRIEREPLDMAGESFTIDGTLASRKLMADFTEPRLGRLSMHLQPNAWFHFLSDHIVTFSVLPLTADSSLLRTTWLVAADAVEGVDYDVDKLTYVWRQTNDQDRAFVARAHAGVGDPAYVPGPYLPPEYQVEAFCNWYVQRVREIL
- a CDS encoding YitT family protein; amino-acid sequence: MGESSPPGAVQPPNATPAPLRLPLRVVQLVVSCVVLGTGVALLLAPALGSDGYSTLINGLSRTSGLSFATVNVCVGVILVLLAWAKGRRPALGTIVQPVVTGYTVSFALDVIDAPGTLPARILMVLLAFVILAVGVAGYLGSNTGVGPSEALSLAWDPPVPFRWSYTVFQATGAIIGWLLGAAIGPGTLLVVLGLGPLVDLLGRRVRIFAIAPVARG
- a CDS encoding CocE/NonD family hydrolase produces the protein MTDGTKLSARIWLPADAATRPVPALLEYLPYRKGDWTAPRDAQRHPWYAAHGYGSVRVDLRGSGDSEGVMTDEYSVTELADGVEVINWLARQEWCTGAVGMFGISWGGFNSLQLAALAPEPLKAIVTVCSTDDRYADDVHYFGGAVLGIDMAAWATTMLAFTARPPDPTRVGPAWREMWQQRLDSAEPYLDKWLAHQERDSYWRRGSVCEDYASIGAAVLAVGGWADPYRNTVFRLLENLSAPVKGIVGPWSHQYPDRDLEPGPAIGFLQETLRWWDRWLKGDPNGVEDDPALRVWMQDSVRPATRYAQRPGRWIGERTWPSPDVRTDRYPLVEMICAAVVAGRVTVAAPQHTGIDAGRYFPFGNPSDLPPDQRAEDGRSVCFDTVPLDSAVEMLGVATLTLRLTATAAANVIVRICDVAPDGSSTLVTRGCLDLLSRAGMDTATPVIPGEAMDVEVPLAAMARAFPVGHRLRVAISNSYWPWVWPHGVGSELSLEPAAGMLQLPCRALDQPGEPVAFEPPEQSEPLAVVRHGKGSGGPEREVCHEPASGRWTLSVDPNYGGSRTYPDGLDYHEQARETYSIVADDPLSAVATARWQIGLVREDWDVRIDAAATMTADATHFVTEHRLACTYNGDNVLVKTWRQRIPRTSC
- a CDS encoding CdaR family transcriptional regulator, which translates into the protein MTTPDLPLDKIAAAAATEAGGVDACLLGDFLPVLVAAVGTGTRLRRVELAGYRDAGRQAAGRGVALRALVDLYLSAAWRLWRHLPQVVHAADDPAAVVLAGEVMLRGADDAVAVLTEGYQLARRDLVRAQAAARREFVDDLLLGGAQALATLVDRAALFGLSLAAPHAVVVVEAERPFTDSSPLTGILERSIQGTKADADALVTTKDGALVVIFAAPDRSAIDEVIRGLTSGLPRTADEKEVKLRRTAAVGDWRIGVGQAHQGPSGVRFSFEQAQEALDLGLRLGGDERVLNSADLLVQRVMVRDEAAMRDLVEAVLTPLLTARGGAEPLLRTLEAYFDAGGNASLSARSMHLSVRALTYRLEKIADLTGRDPAAPGPRFELQTAVVGARLLGWPGAHG
- a CDS encoding TetR/AcrR family transcriptional regulator, which codes for MRQPTEIRRQLIVEAARVLIAERGLFAATMRDIAHGAGVSLGTVSYHFTGIAELLSEVLHAEMDDFYRPISARAALEPDGAAALRTIIDGFFADGERTVEHWRLWLDFWTLSAHDKLYADWQVQVYVQWRADVVEVLQRGRSAGTLLFDDIDVAAMEFMAVFDGWAAQAFLPGGPIGPGRARVLLHDYVARRLAPGPSGTPRQP